In the Enterococcus rotai genome, TGCTACAGTTGCGGCAGTTATTGCTTCTCAAGCCTTGATTTCAGGTTCTTTTACCTTAGTGTCAGAAGCAATCAAATTAAAACTATTGCCAAGATTAAAAATTATTTATCCGGGTGCAAATATCGGTCAAATGTATATCCCAGCAGTTAATATGATGTTGTGGATCGTGTGTTCATTGATCGTGATTACCTTTAGAACTTCTACACATATGGAAGCAGCTTATGGTCTTTCCATTACGGTAACCATGTTAATGACAACTATTTTGTTAATGTTTTATCTACTACAAAAAGGTGCGCCAAAATGGGTCGCTTATCTGGTTACCTTATTCTTTGGTAGTATTGAGTCAATTTTCTTTGTCTCAAGTATTGCAAAATTCTTCCACGGCGGTTACGTTGCAGTAGGGATTGCTCTCTTGATTTTAGCTGTGATGACGATTTGGGAATGGGGCAATATTATCAAAGAGAAAACATCTGATACAGTTCCGCTTAAGCAATATGTTGAGCAGTTACGGATGTTAAAAGATGATACATCAGTGCCAAAATCTCAAACCAATGTGGTGTTTATGACTCCTGATACGATTGGGGATGAAATTGGCAGACAAATTATTTACTCTATTTTAGATAAACAACCGAAAAGAGCAAATGTTTATTGGTTTGTTAATGTTGAAGTAACGGATGAACCTTTTACAAAAGAATACTCTGTCGATATGATGGGAACTGATTTTATTGTGCAAGTTCAATTGTATCTAGGATTCCATGTGGCACAAGAGGTCAATGTCTATATTCGTCAAATCGTGTATGATTTAATGAAAGAAGGTCGTTTACCTAAACAACCACAAAAATATTCACTGACACCTGGACGTGAAGTGGGTGACTTCCAATTTATTATTATTCGGGAAGAGTTATCAAAAGTAACCGAATTGAAAAAATGGGATCGTCAAATCATGCAGCTGAAATTGGCAATCAAAAAGAGAACGACCACACCAGAAAACTGGTTTGGCTTAGAGTATAGTGAAGTGAAATATGAATCTGTTCCATTGATTATTGGGGATACGCGTAAGACCAGATTAAGAGAACGGAAAGCTTTATCCTAAACAAAAAAGCTCTAAGACTGCCTGAAAGTCTTAGAGTTTTTTGTTACAATAGTTTCCATTCGCACTATACTCAAAGGACAAGTATAATGAATACGAAGAAGAAAAATGAGGTGTAGAATATGCTTGCAATAAATTTTTTTATTTTATTTTTAATGATTGCCATCACAGCATTTTTTGTAGCAAGTGAATTTGCCTTGGTGAAAATCCGTATGTCAAGATTGGAACAATTAAAAAACGATGGTATAAAAAACGCTGAGTTGGCGATTCATGTAACCCATCATTTGGATGCCTATCTATCTGCTAGTCAGTTAGGAATCACTTTAACAGGATTGATCATTGGTTGGGTCGGTGAAGGATCGGTAGCAGCATTGTTGCATCCACTGATTGGTAATTTACCGATCAGCGCAGCTCTTAGCCGTACAATATCCATCATTTTAGGTTTTGCCATTGTGACATATGTGGATGTAGTAGTGGGGGAATTGCTGCCAAAAAGTTATAGTATTGCGCAGACAGAAAAAGTTGTTTTAGCGATTGTGAAGCCCTTGCACTATTTTTATAAAGTAATGTATCCATTTATCTGGTTGCTAAATCATTCTGCTGCAAAATTAGGAAAAATACTAGGAATAAAATTAGTGTCAGAAGGCGAAGAAACCTTAACTCAGGAAGAATTACTTTATGTAGCAGTTGATTCCTATAAAAAAGGTGAACTAACAAAAGAAGAATACCATTACATGGAAAATGTGTTTGAATTCGATGATACTCTAGCTAAAGAAATTCAAGTTGATCGGACCTCAATGGAAGTTTTTGAAGCTGATGAAACTGTAGCCCAAGCCATTCAGCATTCATTAAAACGAGGACATACACGTTATCCAGTAATCGAAGAGTCTAAAGATAATGTCTTAGGTTATGTGACATTGCCAGCCTTGATCAAGGAATCATTTATCAACGATCAAAGAAAAGTTAGTGAATTAGTAGAAGAGCCAATCGTTGCTTTAACTACTATTCCCATCAAAACTCTTTTGACGATGATGCGAAAGGAAGGCAAGCACATTGCCATTTTAAAAGATGAATATGGTGGAACGACTGGGATGGTCACAATCGAGGATATTTTAGAAGAATTGGTCGGCGATATTAGGGATGAAACAGATTTAGAGAATGCTTTAATTGCAAAAGAAGCAGATAATTCTTATATTGTATCTGGAAAAATCACTTTAGACGATTTTGAAC is a window encoding:
- a CDS encoding KUP/HAK/KT family potassium transporter, giving the protein MGVVYGDIGTSPLYVMKAIVGDNGGLQNVSENFIIGAVSLIFWTLTILTTIKYVVIALNADNHGEGGIFSLYTLVRKKGKYLIIPAMIGGAALLADGVLTPAVTVTTAIEGLRGIPVFFDRFGSDQNIIVMITLVIILILFSVQRFGTDAVGKAFGPIMFAWFTFLGVMGLINFGQDWTVLRALNPYYAIHLLLSPENKLGIFVLGNVFLATTGAEALYSDLGHVGKHNIRASWPYIKVCLILNYLGQAAWILSAKNDPSVLAIENLNPFFQMMPKSIMLIGVVFATVAAVIASQALISGSFTLVSEAIKLKLLPRLKIIYPGANIGQMYIPAVNMMLWIVCSLIVITFRTSTHMEAAYGLSITVTMLMTTILLMFYLLQKGAPKWVAYLVTLFFGSIESIFFVSSIAKFFHGGYVAVGIALLILAVMTIWEWGNIIKEKTSDTVPLKQYVEQLRMLKDDTSVPKSQTNVVFMTPDTIGDEIGRQIIYSILDKQPKRANVYWFVNVEVTDEPFTKEYSVDMMGTDFIVQVQLYLGFHVAQEVNVYIRQIVYDLMKEGRLPKQPQKYSLTPGREVGDFQFIIIREELSKVTELKKWDRQIMQLKLAIKKRTTTPENWFGLEYSEVKYESVPLIIGDTRKTRLRERKALS
- a CDS encoding hemolysin family protein; its protein translation is MLAINFFILFLMIAITAFFVASEFALVKIRMSRLEQLKNDGIKNAELAIHVTHHLDAYLSASQLGITLTGLIIGWVGEGSVAALLHPLIGNLPISAALSRTISIILGFAIVTYVDVVVGELLPKSYSIAQTEKVVLAIVKPLHYFYKVMYPFIWLLNHSAAKLGKILGIKLVSEGEETLTQEELLYVAVDSYKKGELTKEEYHYMENVFEFDDTLAKEIQVDRTSMEVFEADETVAQAIQHSLKRGHTRYPVIEESKDNVLGYVTLPALIKESFINDQRKVSELVEEPIVALTTIPIKTLLTMMRKEGKHIAILKDEYGGTTGMVTIEDILEELVGDIRDETDLENALIAKEADNSYIVSGKITLDDFERYFRVKIPPFEESEMSTLAGFIVEQQKNQITVGDQIKIDGFTLEVLDYEHAHIDYFKVTKATE